TCAGTGTCCTTGGACAGAAGTGATCCAGTAAGTTATcagtttctgttctgtttcaggCTGTTGTTGCAGCCTTTTCTCCTGTAGCATTTTCAGTCTGGCTTGTGGTACATGTTCATTTCTGactgttgtttatgtttgtgtttttcagccaTGGGTCTGATTTCAACATTAGGAAGTCTTCTGATTTTCATCGGGTTATATGGGATCTGTACAGGATTTGAGCATGGTGAGCTGAGTCACACTTTTCTCATAACTACACAGACCTAAATAAATACTACTATAACtctgaacacatacacacacacacacacacatatatatatatatatatatatatacacacaggaGTTTTGTCACACTATTTTCGGGGTTTCTTGGAAAACGCGAAGTCTGCCAGGCTGCTATTGTAATCAAAGTGCACATGAGAAGATGCAGCGTGTTTAGTGCTACAAGTCAGGCATCTGTGCAGCTATACATCCCTGAGCTACTAGTCGAATGCTGGAGAAGAAAATTCAACAAGAAGGAATGGTCTGATGCAGTAAAAATATATGCAGGAGCAAATATAAGCATACTAAGCATAAGAAAAGACCCTAAAATTAACCTCTCAAGACCTACTTAAAATTTCCTATAAAGTCACTTTAAAGAAAGGTGAAGCAAACCGTTTTTTTGGTCATGAAAACTTCTAATGAAATTGCCTAGCCTTGCCTGCCAAACAATTATTTCTTGCTGGAAAAATCTCAGATTTGACATTGAAAAGTTTGCTCAGAGCTCCATCTACTGTATGGCTGAATAAATGACAAATCCATTCTCCACTGATGTGTTTATTCCAGAGAACTGTACCAACTACAAGACCCAGTTTGAGAGGGTTCTCTCGGTTCCTGGGGACATGGCTATGCTGAACAGCACCTTAGTATCTCCAGACGTCTTTAACATCACAACTGTCCCATACAGCATCACCTGGTATGACCCAAAGACAGGTCAATTAATGAGCAACCAGACCGGTCGAACCCTTGTGCATGGAGAGACTCTGTGGTTTCTTAACGCAACGCTGGAGGACAGTGGGGATTATGTGACCATACTGAGGTACGGTCACtgattttgtgtgtctgtctacaCTTTATTAATTTTTGTTCACTGGGTCTGTcactttttaatcaaattttgaAAAAGCAATACCATTTGAAATAGTTTGCCTCATGGTCCACCAAAGGGTGTGATCAGCTTGATCATTCCATCATTTCCATCCAAATTTTTGCGATATGTTTTAACCGAATTTTCAGCAAGTCcgtaaaagaaaatgtaattccCTCATCCTGAAGTCTATTGGTTTTTTGAATTAgtttttggttagatgactAATATTAGATCTGAGGTTAACATACGTTCAAGACACTTTCACATTTTACTCTGCGACATAAAATACATGAGCAAATTCCTGTCATGATCTCTTTAATCTCTTCAAAAGGGCcagttgctaacaagtggctaaatgagactacagaggttgtcagggacgttaaacatcatcacgCTGAAGACAAAAACCAATCTACTATTAAAAAATAAGTGGACAACCTCGACTGACTGAAAAATTTGTATGCAATGATATGCAGCACATTGGGAATGGGAACTGAAAAGTTTGATAGGGGGGTGTTGTCCTTAACCTGACAAGCATTTGATTCATCTGCTCATTGCTTATTCGatgtaaaatttgaaaaaaagttcTCAATCATTTTCCAACAGAACTCCTTTTCACTGCTACATGCAGGCCACCAGTCTTGTAGTGGAACCACCAGTTGCTGGAGAGTGTGGAAGCCCAAGGAAAGTTTTTCAATCACTTACACTTGGAGTCGCCGACACCCTGTCCTGCCCTCTGAAGGACTATATCAATAAACTGGACAGCTACAACATCAGTTCTTCCCTCACGTGGTACAGAGTGAGTTATGGGAAAGTTAAGCAGTGACATAAAATACTCAGTCATTGAGTTTACTCCAGATGTTTTTACTCAGCCAGATCTATATAGACAAATTAACATAACAATTATAGCATGTGTCAGTTTGGCAAATTAAGAACATATATTTTACAATGAGTAAGTAATCTAATATAGATTCAAGTTATACCTACTGCCACTACTTCAACTTCATTTATTTGGAAACTTTCTGGCTGTCTACATTCCTAAAAAagtctctttttgtctttatcaaAAGCCtgacctttgtgtttttctcttcctcatctaGGGTTGTGAGCCCATAGTGGAGGGGAAAGATGGGTATAGCTACAGGGATAGGACCAAAATATCGATTAAAAAGGTGGAAGAGCAACACAACAGCACCCACACCTGTACTCTGACCTTCACCCTCGGTGGCATCACGGGATCCGTGTCAGAGACAATTAAAgcagaggtcacaggtcagaATGGAGATAAGTGCTTGAGTGTGCAAGAGAGGGACTGTAGGCCGTTTGTCCTATAGTGGAATAAACTTCAATAGAAAAATGAAGAGGGAGAAATTATTCCCATGACCCTAAACTGATTGACAAGCAACAGTTTGAGGAGCTGTAAGAGAGCTAGTAACTAAGGATGCCATGGTGTGGAAATTATCTCACTAATTCATAACAACAGCTGTAATACCAATTACACTGGATAACTGTTACCTTCAGATGCTGCCACCTTCATCAGACAAAATTTGCAGATTGCCTCATTAATGTTATCAGGTTCCCTTTTGGcatttaaatatgtaatattGTCAAGTAGATGCTTTTGCTTTTCGCATTGACACCAAATCCTCCACCATCATCTTGTAAGTCAACTCTCCTCTCGTCACGTGACAATCCTACTTGTAACACTTTGGTGTCATTCCATATGCTGTATATTTCCATGATGAGACAACCTCCACCTCTGTTATTGTACTGTAGTTAATGTTGGCTCTCTTTTCAGATGTGTACGCTATGGTTCCACAAGTGCATGAACCAGCCAATGAAATAATTAAGGC
This genomic interval from Seriola aureovittata isolate HTS-2021-v1 ecotype China chromosome 11, ASM2101889v1, whole genome shotgun sequence contains the following:
- the LOC130178009 gene encoding interleukin-1 receptor type 1-like, with product MGLISTLGSLLIFIGLYGICTGFEHENCTNYKTQFERVLSVPGDMAMLNSTLVSPDVFNITTVPYSITWYDPKTGQLMSNQTGRTLVHGETLWFLNATLEDSGDYVTILRTPFHCYMQATSLVVEPPVAGECGSPRKVFQSLTLGVADTLSCPLKDYINKLDSYNISSSLTWYRGCEPIVEGKDGYSYRDRTKISIKKVEEQHNSTHTCTLTFTLGGITGSVSETIKAEVTDVYAMVPQVHEPANEIIKAQMGSSFTKRCRVFVPGIGVHFIDVIWSSRDYIFSTDPSDRVYTSEQRSSIQHSPKPGLWLERLLTVSELREEDFHINYTCIVFSSHGMPQGYFTLLPAGRK